Below is a window of Gossypium hirsutum isolate 1008001.06 chromosome A12, Gossypium_hirsutum_v2.1, whole genome shotgun sequence DNA.
GAAATTTAATGCGTTATTTCTATCCAGTAATGTGTGGAAAGTGATCATGTGGAAAGGGCTCGTGAATGACTTACCGAATCACATCTCATCAACAAAGTAAGATGGTAAAGTACGAATTTCAATTTATGAACAGTAATGTGACATTTACTTAGGTAATGAAAGTGTTAAGTAGTTAGTAAAATGCtttgaaaacaagttgtgtttaaGTCATGTATAAGTCCTGAAACGTGACACCCTTTCACTTGGATTATTGATTTGACTCGGGTATATGGGTGTTACAGAAATGTCCaccaatatgatatttatattgtcAATCTTAGTTATTTACCTTCGTTGTCATACTTATTTAAAGTTACTTATTCAACttagtttaaaattgaatttaattgacATTAGAAtccaaaatttatcattttatcaaaaaaaaagacCCTAACATATTTGTaacttcaattttaattttagataCTGTATTAGTATTATCAGTAGAAGctgagattttaaaattttgaagttgGTACACATTATGATTTatgtttgaatatattttttatatttaattaaattgtgtttCGCTAAATCAGAAGTAGTACAAAGTGTGTTATTCTTCCAAAGCATATAAAAGTAGCACAAGTTTTCTTAAGAGACTCAGAATATAGTTTAATAGATAAAGCAAAGCTTAACGCATTAATTGAGCTAACGCTTTAAAAGAAGAACCATTGTGATTCCAAGCTTTTTCTCCACTCAATTTGAGTTGTTTGACTCTAGCTCTCATTGCATGCCCTTCTTCATCATCCATTAGCCTTTTCACCATCAACTTTATCTCCTCTCTTTCTACAATTTCCTTTGATGGCAATGTTTTGGATCGCACTGCTATTTTCAGCTCTTCTACCAACAAAGTAGCATTCATTCTCTGTTCTGCATATAGGGGCCAAGCTATCAAGGGTACTCCATGGGTGATACTTTCTAAGGTCGAATTCCACCCATAGTGCGACAAAAATCCCCCAACTGATTGATGCCTCAAAATTTCAACCTGTGGAGCCCAATCAGAGATTATCAGTCCCATATTGTTGCTCCAGCCCAAGAATCCTTCAGGCAAATAGCCTGCTAATCTTTCATCATTGCAGTCATTTCCAACGGTGAAAAATGACCCATGACAGGATTTTCCAACAACTGGTGTTCGGACCACCCAAATGAACCTTTGTTGGCTTAGCTCTAAACCCAAAGCCAGCTCTCTCATTTCCTCCTTTGTCAATATCCCCCCACTCCCAAATGATATGTACAAAACAGACTCACTCAGTTGCTTGTCTAGCCAATGAAACATTTCACTTTTGTTCGAGTCAATTGGTCTGTTTGGCGTTGTTACCATTGGCCCAACTGGATAGATTGGAGCCTTGCTGATACCACCCCAGAGCTTATCATCTCTCAAAGCTTCAAGCGTTGCTGGTTCCAGCTCCTCCCATGTGTTAAGCAAAATCCCATCTGCCATTGGGATCTTAATCCCCATATTTAAATATTCCAAGTATTGTTGATCAGATCGACATAACATTGGATCTACTACATCTTCAAGTTGAAGAGGCCTACATCCGGGGATAAACAAAGCATCCTTTTCATCAACGTACTCTCCCTTGACAACCTCATCGAGAACCGGAAGATATAAAGTCAAAGCAAGAAACCATGCATGCGAGGGGATGTAAACAAACTTGGGAATCTTAAATTGATCGGCGATGTCCATACTTTCATATCCGAATAAATCAACAATGAGAAGTGTTGGAGGGACACTCAAAGCAGAGACAGCAGATGAAAAAGCTGGTTTAATTTCACGCATAATAACAACTATTCGAGTAACCACCGCGGCATCAGCATGGACAAGGTGAGAAATATCGGGTGGTGGGAGAAGGATGATTCGACATAGGTTCAGGCTCATAAACGATTGGATTACCAGAGATTCTGCGGCTGATAGTGAAGGAACAACGAAGATGGTTACCTTGGAATTAGACAGAGTGGCTAGGCGCTTTGCAAGCTCCAGGACTGGAGTAAGGTGGCCTAAACCAGGGCTTGATAACAGTACTACGTGAGTCTCCAATTTACTTTCCATGTCTGAAACAAAAACAAGAGCCAGCATAGAAGAAAAGTCATGGTATTTTTATGTCAATAAATAGAGACTGATTTTAGTTTACAAGTGTTGGAGAATTCTTCTCTTTCAATTATCAAACAAATGTGGACTATTTTGGAGTGTTTATAAACTTGCTTTTCCAGCAACTGTGTTACACATTTTAAATTTCATGTAATGATATTCGTTTTCAAATTATCTATTCTTAAGCTCACATCTGTCCTTCTAGAGTAGTTCATTGCTATGAaaggttgatccaagtaagaagAGTCCAATTTTACACCACACAATTGATACCCTTTTCTAAGTATAACGATTGGCTCACAATCCATAATTTAATGTGTAGCTAACGGTTGCATATCAACAGAAATTTTGATCtcactatttttcctttttactcGTTTaggcttgttttttttttaattatagttctaaaatttaaaaagttataaaataattttttagctacttgaaaattttttatttaaatcattaaattatttgaattttttttatttaattcaccatgctattaattatttttttaaaaattcagttAACGAGTTCCAAGCAACGATTCGATAACCGATACAGTGGATCAGCATCATCcacaagtagaagaacatatcttagatccaagttgatctaaTAATCAATGTCGGAGATCCAAGTTGATCCACATGGCAAACATAGATTAAATAAaagatatttaaatatatatattaataaaaaatataatttttttacatcaAGAATGAATATGAACATATGGTTGTTGAGATATTTTTAGTAAGTTCAcatatatatttctatttttataaaatattaatttttaggttttattattataaatatatataatatatatttataaaaatataaaagaattacAATATTTTAGAAAAcgtataaaaatttataatatataaattaataaaaaatctaaaatctataaatttataaaaatatataaacatataaaagaactaaaaatttctaaatttacagaaatatatatatatatatagatatatatagatatagatatataaaagaactaaaaagtATGTCTACATTAATTTTGAACAACCTTTTGTCAATGTTCACTCTTGAtgttaaaacttttttatattatattaatttatatattttaactttttttaaaaaaaattatatattttttaatttcaaaataataatatcctGATATTTTAGTTAAAAAGCATATAAACTTATTAACAAATATATCTAGAATGAATTTGGACAAATGTGCAATGATTTGATCTTCAGTGGTACAAGATAATGTAGTTTCGAAATCTCATTTTCGTAAACCGAGtctgtaaatataaaataagaatatttaattttcataaaccgagtctgtaaatataaaataagaatatttacagagttatggTGAGAAAATAATAGAGAATGGTCAAGTAATTTAGTcgataaaatagttaattaaggttcggggattaaattgtaaaagtccaatcgctataaaattttaattaagcaaAAGCTTGAGAACTTAAATAGCAATTATCCCAaggactaaaataataaataaaccatTGTTTCTTAtagttagtggatgatgatgacATTCTCCATTAAGTGAGATTAACTGTTAATTATGTTAGTTAAGCCATGAATTAAACTAGGCTAATTAATGGCTAATTAGGATATAAAGGTGAAAGTTAGTGGAGAttcatcatcttcattagttcACCGTCCACCATAGCCAGAAGTTGGAGAAAGTTTCAATAAACATACGACCTTTAAATTATGTATGAAAATCAAGCTATTTTTCTAGTATTTTTTATAGATTTGTGATCATGGGAGTTTGATTTAGCTAGTTCATGTATCAATTTGatcaattgttgaattgttagaaATTTTTCATTGttgataaattgattaaataggCTTGGAATTGAAAGAAATTGAGCTTAGAtcataaaaaagactaaattgtaaagttagtTAAGCTTGTTTGTTAGCTTTGTAACATTgcagaccaaattgaataaatgtaaaatctATCATGAAATTACATTAGAAATAGAAATTATTAGGTACCTAATGAAAGAATATAAAGTCATATTTTAATCCAAAGCTAGGAACCGAAAGTTATGCTTattcgagtttagggactaaattaaataaaatataaaatatgtatatattcaaAAAGGGATTAATTAGAATCATGCATTTCATGGAATTTTTGTTGTGAGCCATTAAATGGTTGTTGtgtattaatatatgatattgattgttatatatatatatataactttatagAACTGAAATTTGATAAAGGTGGAGCTAGTAGAGGAAAAGTTAAAATTGTGGAATAAGCTTTGAGAAATCAGCTCGTTTTGTGTTTttgaaggtaagttcttatggAACTTACTACCGTTACATGTTTAATAGGTATGCTTGTGTTTGTTTTCATTATATTTGTCACACCCCAAGTTTAGCGAATTTGAGTTTAAGGCATAGGGCTGTAAAGTTATCAAATTGGCGTAGTTGAATTCACAACTTACAGCCTTCTAGCATATTAGAAAGTGGTCTATAGTAACTGCCATAGAGGTGATTAaaggttttattttattcttattttgttatATAAGAGAAGGGTATATCAAATAAAGTATAAGCCAGTTAAGTTATAGTCACATGCATAGTACGCCCAGTTCTTTTTAATACTGTGTTAGTTGGGTCTGGTAATGAGATCTGGTTAGGGGTTAACTGAATTGACTGGTCAAATATTAATTATTCAGgattttcatttatgtttctctCAGAAATTGTAGGCCATTAAGAATGACAAATTCTATATTCAAGCGATACTTGCCAAGTTCCATTAAGAGaagttggttatatatatatggtttgcgATAGAATGTGCAAGTGTatacagtcgttatcaagtaataaataagtaaaagagTAATTGTCTCTACAGAGATTGTATCTGTTAATCAAATAAttgcaaaattatgaatttacaaGTTGGTAAGAAAAACAGAATATTTTGAGGTGATggatgttaaattaaattaattaactaaatgaaAATTAATCTAAATGCAATGAGATGGTTAAGCAGCAATTTCCTAAgtttaacaacaataacatgaataaacTAGAATAATTACAACACTTGACTCAATTCATTCCCATCATGTTTAAGAATGTTTCGGAAAAaatttcatggcaactcgatTATTCATTAACTTTGAATCTGATATAAGTTCTTTCGAAGTCTTATACTTacaaaaacatgtatatttctatGTCCATATTTAACTAATgattccttagaatttatgtTAAGTAACAGGGagggttaggtttgaaacaatttaatcatacAATTctaaaagttatgcaaggtaatagagcttttttgagttattatgaaccttgaatttaattgggttaggatctaaattaagtaTGCACCTTCCAATTATTATATCCATTAATTGCCATCTGGTTAGGATtgatcaactaattctaatgcattcaaacatattttaatgcatgaaATACATAAATGGTTTTAATTGGAAGCATGAACAACTGAGGCACAAAACatcataaacatgaatcaaatgaattttatcaaattaatgcaATCATTCCAGCTAAAACAAACTTAATTCATCATTGACAAtggaaaaatatcaaaataatttgaaaacatgTTGAATAACTAAGAACAATAATAAAGATTCAGGAAGAATAAACTATTGATTATTTTAGCAGTTCTTTGAAGACTGATCGTGGTGGCTTCCTGCAATCCTCGTGATTGTTCTTTCGAAAATTGATCCTCAAGGTGGCCAACCAAGAGTGGTTTTCCTCCAGGGAAAATGCTAGCTAAAGGGAAAATGGGGAAATGGGAATGCTTTAGGCATGGAAGGGAGAAGAGAAAGGATGGAGAATGTTGTGAATGAAGGATGAATAAAATGGGAGATGGGAGGTGGTATTTATACTAGAGGAGTGGCTTGGGATTTTTCTAAAAACAGCATGGATATCCCTTGGATTTCTCCCTTGCTTGGCCGACCATAAATTGTGGAGAGCGGGTTGAGtggttgcttgattcatgctTGATTTTATGCATGAATCATGCAAAGGGTTGGACGGTTTTCAAAGGTTAAGTTTAGGGttgatttctattttctttttcacatATACAAAAACCTTCAATTCAAATATTCCAAAGCTCATTtggtttaatttccatgcctTAGCTGATTTGGGCTCTTCTCCCCCTTGTTGAACAGTTTTGACAATCCAACTAGCTAGTAAACTAACCCTTCTTAGCAACCAACTTTCAACTGGGCttgattaatttttttgggtcaaattttTTGTGTTGCCCTCCACATGGAGTAGATATTAGCTCATTTCCATGTGTGTCTTGGCTCCCACGTTTATTTAATTCAGTGGTCCAACAGTAgcaaattgaacaaaaattaatatgtaacataaaatagtaaaattatgtaaaattaatacttaatttcataaaattacacattttacTAGAATTATGCCCAATGTCTTAATATGAACTAAAATGACTCAATTAGCTATTCATATACTCGAAATTTGCGTAGATTATAAGTAAAAAGGTGttaaaaaaactatataatttagACGTATCAATATATAGGGGTCAAAAGTGTTTGGGAGGGAGTTTATTCTTCCTTCAATATTactctttgtttctttttcttaaatCTAAATATTGTCTCTTCCTCATTAAGCTAGAGGCTATAGTTCTTTATTTCATCATTAGTTGGTTTACCTCCTAGTAAGTAATACAACTCTACATGTTAAGTTTTGGAAGAGTAAGtctataagaaatatataaacaGTAAGTTGTAAGTACAAAGCCTTTCATGAGGATTATTTTTAGTTGAAATGTTAGCAATTTGCCTATAAATGGGTTTTAATGGTGAATCCATTTCCTTTTAAAAAGTTGGTGTTGTTGGTTCGTGAAAGACGTTCGGTGGATTATGACCTACAACAAGGTGAGAGTCAGTGAGTCCCTAATATCGACACCTACAAGTCATTCTAGATAGTTTTCTTGTGATTTATGTTCTAGTAACAATGCATGAATACTTGAATGactactaaaaatatatatacaatcttGTTATAGTGTCCTTGTGAGTTACGTATGTAATAAATTGTATGTATGAGTGCATGTGATTCTGTGAAGAAACTATGTGTATGTGCCCGGGATGTAATACTctgatacatgattatgtgatgTGAGTCTTGACATCACAGTGGTATTCAATGAAGTCTATCAGGATAGTAAACACGAATTTCGATATGACAATTGTAAGGAAAGTCAATGGTCACGGCACATTTTGGAAAAAGAGGATGAGTTGCATTTATCGACTGGGGTTTTCTACGAGTCCTAAGGcaatgatgggcaaacctcacgcgaagtgagtttaggcaaatctaTATCACAAACACAGTAATTCTTGGGTATTTAGGTGGCATCTTTTTTAGCCTTTGTGGCTTATTCTGTTGGCCCTTGTGTTGTACTTCTATTTGGCCTTTGTGGCGTAATCTGCTAAGCCTATGTTGCATATCCTATATGTCGCCTTTGTGGTACATTCTATTTTacctttgtagcttactctgctAAGTCTATGTGGTGAATTATGTATCGCCCTTGAGATAAGTTCTGGATAAATTCTGAGAAGTTCTTCGATAGATAAGTCTTTGATAAGAATATGATATCTCTAGAGTTATTTTGGGTTGATTAGTTCTGTTATATAATCGAATAAATCTGTGTGTTTAAAGAGGTTATCCACCGTGATCATCTGTTAGTTTAGAATCTGGAAGTATTTTTAGTAATAAGAGATAAAAAAGTGTTCATCAGTCTGATTTCATCTGTGATATATAGGGTTGGGAAATCTGAGTTGTTGGTATTCGCTATATATGAATAGCTTCATGTTTTGACTATAGAACTATCTAGTAATTACACCATCTGTCAATTTAGGTATTGTCTTGCTTTGTATCAAGAGTTGTGAGGAACATTTCTGAATGATCTATTAGTTCAGAATACATATGAGTTGTGTTGGgtgttgaaatatgaaataatttG
It encodes the following:
- the LOC107926612 gene encoding anthocyanidin 3-O-glucosyltransferase 5, which gives rise to MLALVFVSDMESKLETHVVLLSSPGLGHLTPVLELAKRLATLSNSKVTIFVVPSLSAAESLVIQSFMSLNLCRIILLPPPDISHLVHADAAVVTRIVVIMREIKPAFSSAVSALSVPPTLLIVDLFGYESMDIADQFKIPKFVYIPSHAWFLALTLYLPVLDEVVKGEYVDEKDALFIPGCRPLQLEDVVDPMLCRSDQQYLEYLNMGIKIPMADGILLNTWEELEPATLEALRDDKLWGGISKAPIYPVGPMVTTPNRPIDSNKSEMFHWLDKQLSESVLYISFGSGGILTKEEMRELALGLELSQQRFIWVVRTPVVGKSCHGSFFTVGNDCNDERLAGYLPEGFLGWSNNMGLIISDWAPQVEILRHQSVGGFLSHYGWNSTLESITHGVPLIAWPLYAEQRMNATLLVEELKIAVRSKTLPSKEIVEREEIKLMVKRLMDDEEGHAMRARVKQLKLSGEKAWNHNGSSFKALAQLMR